In one window of Streptomyces roseofulvus DNA:
- a CDS encoding SGNH/GDSL hydrolase family protein yields the protein MKLSRFAAFASSLLLGSVLALTGAGAAQAAESAALDYVALGDSYSSGVGAGSYDSASGDCKRSTKAYPRLWANANAPSSFAFTACSGAVTTDVTTKQLAPLSSATDLVSLTVGGNDAGFADVMTTCVLQSESTCVNRVNQAKAYVDSTLPARLDATYNAIRAKAPAARVVVLGYPRFYQLNGGCVAGLSETERAAINGASDHLNAALAKRAADHGFAFASVVPAFTGHEICSSSSWLHSVNWLNIGESYHPTANGQSGGYLPTFRNAA from the coding sequence GCGATTCGCGGCCTTCGCGTCCTCGCTCCTGCTCGGTTCCGTCCTCGCCCTGACCGGGGCGGGGGCCGCGCAGGCCGCAGAGAGCGCCGCACTCGACTACGTGGCCCTCGGCGACTCGTACTCCTCCGGCGTCGGTGCCGGCAGCTACGACAGCGCCAGCGGCGACTGCAAGCGCTCCACCAAGGCGTACCCGCGCCTCTGGGCCAACGCCAACGCCCCCTCCTCCTTCGCCTTCACCGCCTGCTCGGGCGCCGTCACCACCGACGTCACCACCAAGCAGCTCGCCCCGCTCTCCTCCGCGACCGACCTCGTCTCGCTCACCGTCGGCGGCAACGACGCCGGCTTCGCCGACGTCATGACGACCTGTGTGCTCCAGTCCGAGAGCACCTGTGTCAACCGGGTGAACCAGGCCAAGGCGTACGTGGACTCCACCCTGCCCGCCCGCCTCGACGCGACCTACAACGCCATCCGCGCCAAGGCCCCGGCCGCCCGCGTCGTCGTCCTCGGCTACCCGCGCTTCTACCAGCTGAACGGCGGCTGCGTCGCCGGCCTCAGCGAGACGGAGCGCGCCGCCATCAACGGCGCCTCCGACCACCTCAACGCCGCCCTCGCCAAGCGCGCCGCCGACCACGGCTTCGCCTTCGCCAGTGTCGTCCCCGCCTTCACCGGTCACGAGATCTGCTCGTCCTCCAGTTGGCTGCACAGCGTCAACTGGCTGAACATCGGCGAGTCCTACCACCCGACGGCCAACGGCCAGTCCGGCGGCTACCTGCCCACCTTCAGGAACGCGGCGTAG